The region CGAGGTTTGCGGGCTAGCCCCGGTGCCACCTTCGTAGCCCGAGATCAGCACCACGTCGGCTTTGCCCTTCGACACGCCAGCCGCGACGGTGCCCACGCCGTATTCCGACACCAGCTTGACGCTGATTCGCGCGTGACGATTCGAGTTCTTCAAATCGTGGATCAATTGGGCCAGGTCTTCGATCGAGTAAATGTCGTGGTGGGGCGGCGGCGAGATCAGGCCCACGCCCGGCGTACTGTGACGCACGCGCGCGATTTCCTTGTCGACCTTGGCGCCCGGCAACTGGCCACCTTCGCCCGGCTTGGCCCCTTGGGCCATCTTGATCTGCAGCTCCTGAGCGCTGACCAGGTATTCGCTGGTCACGCCAAAGCGACCGCTGGCCACTTGCTTGATGGCGCTGTTCTTGCTGTCACCGTTGGTGAGCGGAATGTAACGGGCTTCGTCCTCGCCACCTTCGCCGGTGTTGCTCTTGCCACCCAGCCGATTCATGGCAACGGCCAGCGTCTCGTGGGCTTCCTTCGAGATCGAGCCGTATGACATCGCCCCGGTGGCGAATCGCTTGACGATCTCCTTGGCCGGTTCGACTTCATCCAACGGCACCGGATGGGCCGACTTCTTGAAGTCCAACAGCCCGCGCAGGGTCAGCAACTGACGCTCTTGCTTGTCGATCAGCTCGCAGAACTTCTTGAACTCCTCGCGGCTGTTCAAGCGGGTCGAGTGTTGCAGCTTGGCCACGACCTCGGGGTTCATGATGTGGGCTTCGCCCTTGCGGCGCCAGGCATACTGTCCACCGACGTCCAAGTCGAGCACACTGGGGATCCGATTGCGCGGCCAGGCCCATTCGTGCCAGCGCAGCGCCTCGGCCGCCACGGTCTCGACGCCAATGCCTTCGATGCGCGTGGCGGTCCAGGTGAAATATTCGTCGACCAAGGCCTGGTTCAAGCCAACTGCTTCGAAGATCTGCGCGCCGCGGTAGCTTTGCTGGGTCGAGATGCCCATCTTGGACATGATCTTCAGCAAGCCCTTGTTGACGGCCTTGATGTAGTTCTTCTCGAGTTTCTCGACCGTGAGCTTGTCGTCGAAATAGTTCTGGGCCTTCATCTCGGCCAAGGTGCAGAACGCCAGGTAAGGATTCACCGCGCCGGCGCCGTAACCGGTCAGCAAGGCGAAATGGTGTACTTCGCGCGGCTCGCCACTTTCGACAATCAGGCCACAGTGCGTACGCGAGGCTTCACGAATCAGATGATGATGCACGCCGCTGGTGGCCAGTAGCGCCGGAATCGGCACCCAATGCTCGTCGACGCCGCGATCGGACAGAATAAGCAACGTCACGCCGTCGGCGATCGCCTGCGAGGCTTCGGCCCGCAGGGCGTCCAATCGGCGGCGCATGCCGTCGGCCCCTTCGCCGCGGCGGAACAGGGTCGACAACGTCCGCGACTTGAAGCCTGGGCGGTCGAGCGTCTTGATCTTGCGCAGCTCGGCATTGGTGATGATCGGCGTGTCCAACCGCAACAGCCGGCATTGCTGGGCCGACTCGTCGAGCAGGTTCCCCTCCGAGCCAATCGTGGTGATCAGCGAGGTCACGATCTCTTCGCGAATCGCATCCAGCGGCGGATTGGTGACCTGGGCGAACAATTGCTTGAAGTAGCTGTACAACGGCTGCGGCCGATCGCTCAGCACCGCCAGCGGCGTATCGTTCCCCATCGAGCCGATCGGCTCGGCGCCGTCGCTGGCCATGGGAACGAGGATCACGCGCAAGTCTTCCAGCGTGTAACCGAACGCGCGCTGCAGCGGTAACAGTTCGTCGGCCGTCGGCAGGGCGTACACGTGGCCGTTGTCGTGCGCGCTATGGTCGTGCGCGCCGGCGCGCTCGTGACCGTTCGCGTGACCATTGGTCGCCACGGCCGGCGGCTCGGGCAGGTCGGACAGCTTCAACTGGTGTTCATTGAGCCACTGGCGATACGGGTGCCGCACCGCCAACTCGTTCTTGATCTCGTCGTCTCGGACGATCCGCCCCTTGGTCGTGTCGACCAGGAACATGCGCCCGGGGCGCAGGCGGCCCTTGCTCTTGATCTGGCTGGCCGGAATCTCGAGCACGCCAGCTTCCGACGCCATGATCACCAGACCGTCGGTCGTTTCCCAATAGCGGCTGGGACGCAGGCCGTTGCGGTCGAGCGTGGCGCCGATGACCGTGCCGTCGGTAAAGGCGATCGAAGCCGGCCCGTCCCAGGGCTCCATCAAGCAGGCGTTGTATTCGTAGTAGGCCTTCTTCTCGTCCGACATCGTCTCGTGCCCGTCCCACGGTTCGGGGATGAGCATGCTGACGGCATGCGGCAGCGAGCGGCCGGTGAGAACCAGCAATTCAAGCACGTTGTCCAGCGTGGCCGAGTCGCTCGAATGGGGCGTGCAAATCTCGCCGATCTTGGCCAGGTCGGGCCCATAGACATCGCTGGCCAGCATGTGCTGCCGCGCGTGCATCCAATTGCGATTGCCGCGCAGCGTGTTGATTTCGCCGTTGTGGGCCAGGAAGCGGAACGGATGGGCCAGATCCCAGGTCGGGAAGGTGTTCGTGCTGTAACGCTGATGCACCAGCGCCAGGGCCGTCTGGTATCGATCGTCCAACAGGTCGGGAAAGAACTTGTCAACCTTGTCGGCCAGCATCAGGCCTTTGTAAATGATGACCTTCGACGACAGGCTGGGAACGTAGAAGAACTTCTTCTGCCGCAACATGCCGCGGTCGACGTCCAGTTCGAGCCGCTCGCGAATGACGAACAGCTTCCAATCGAACAAGTGGGACGGCGTCTTGGCGCCGCGCGCCACGAACGCCTGCATGATCATCGGCTCGACTTCCTTGCCCACGTAGCCGATATGGTCATTATTGATCGGCGGCTCGCGCCAACCGAGGAACTGCTGTCCTTCTTCGGCGGTCAGCTCTTCGAACCGGCGCATCACGTAGCGGCGTTCTTCTTCCTCGCGCGGCAAGAACAACAAGCCCGTTCCATATTCGCCCGGCGCAGGCAACGTAAAGCCGGCGTCCTTGGCGATTGCCGCGTAAAACTCGTGCGGAATCTGGGTCAGGATGCCCGAGCCATCGCCGGTCAGCGGGTCGCAACCGCATGCGCCGCGATGCACCAGGTTCTCCAGAATCTGCAACCCCGAGCGCACGATCGAGTGGCTTTTGCGGCCGTGCATGTCGACGATGAAGCCGACACCGCAGGCGTCCTTCTCCATGGCCGGGTCGTACAGGCTGCCGTCGCCGCCAGTGTGCTTCTTGAAAATCTCGCTCATCATCGCACCGTCGTCATTCTTAAAACTGTTCGTGGCCCGAGTCGTCGGCATCCGTGTGGGGGTCCGCACGATCGTGAGTGGGTCAGGCCGAACGCCTTGCTAAAAAGTGTGCCAATTCATGGCGCCGAGACCACCCGAGTCGTCGGCGTCAGCCTGAACTAACTCGAAGAACCGGCCGGTTCGAAGCGGTGTTTGCCGCCGCGCCGGCCTGGCTGACTGGCCGCCTGGGCCGCGTCAGCCTGGTCATGGTGACTGGCCCCTGCGGGAACCGGCGACTCGGCGGCAGGTTTACCATTGGGCGAGTCGCCCGCGGCCGAGCCGGCGTCGATTTCGCCGCCGACGTGCCCCCCTTCGCGCAGCAGCAACTCGATAAACCGCTCGGCCGTGCTCGACAATTCCTTGCCGCGGCGATGGATGATCCCCAACGGCCGCACCAGTTCGTCCGTGTCCAACGGCACCGCCACCAAGGTGCCAGCCTGGACTTCGCGCTGCACGGTCGGTTCGGGCAATAGCCCAATGCCAGCGTCGATTTCGATGGCCCGCTTGATGGTCTCGATGTTGTCGAATTCCATCACGACCTGGACTTCGACGCGATGCTGGTTCAACACCCGGTCGATTTCATTGCGAATGGTCAAGTCGCGGTCAAAGCCGATCATTCGTTCGCGGTCGAGTTGCCCCAGGCTGACGTGCTTGGCCCCGGCGAGTCGATGCCCTGGGGCGACGACGAGCACCATCGGCTCTTCGCGCCATTGAATCGCCTGCAACGTGCGTGAAGGCTTCGGATAGCTGATCAATCCCAGGTCGGCGACGTCGTCTTCAATGCTTTGATAGACGCGATTCGGGTGCAGGTATTCGAGCCGGACATTCGCCTTGGGATGCTGCGTGAGAAATTCCTGCAAGTACCGGTTCATGTGGTGCAGGCCGACCGAATAGATCGACGCCACGCGCACGCGCCCCACCACGTCCTGGTGCAAGGTGCGCACGCGGTCTTCGAGCGCGAAATATCGCTCGACGACCCCACGACACCCTTCGTAATACTCTTCTCCTTCCGGAGTGAGCACGAACGGGCGCTTCGATCGATCAATCAGCTTGACCCCCAAGCTTTGTTCAAGCTGGTGGACGACCTGACTGGCGCCGGATTGCGAGATGTCGTTTTCGTCGGCCGCGCGCGAAAAGCTGCGCTGCCGCACGACATCGCAAAAGATCTTCAAAGCTCGCAGTTGGATAGCCATGTCCGGAATGAGGATTTCAAATAGGAAGTCTGACTAATATTCGACTAAAGCATGACATGGTATTAGTAACTTTGTACCACGTCAAACGGAATTGGAGATTTCATAATGCAGACTCTAGGCAGCTTGCGGCGTAAAGCCCGCGGCAAATAGCGTAAATTCCTATCGAAAAAGGCTTTCTGACACCCCGCCATCCCTCGTTGGTGGCCCGGGATGCTAGCTGGCCCTTGGGGATAAGCTGTAGACCACCTGTCGAAGCCGCCCGTTTGCTTGCTAGCAAGTCAAATCCTCAGCTGGTTGTAAACCTGCTAGCAGCAAGGCGGAATTGACTCGTGCCAGCCGGTTCGCTTAAATACGCCCCCTTAGTCTCCCCCCACGAGAGGGCGCCCGGCAAGCGGGACGCAACCGTCGGTTGCCAATCGATGCGTTCAGCGGGGGAAGAGGACCGCCGTGATGGAACGCGGCGGAGCTGCTTATGGTGCTGAAGATCGCCTCGACATTGAACCTGGAACGGCTCACGCCTGCGCGCGAGTTACCGTACTTGCTAGGTGAGGCATCAGCGCCGGCCCCCTCCTGGTCGCGCGCGGAAATCGGCTGGGTCGCGTTGCTCGCGACTCTCGCGCTGGTGCTACGTTTGGCGCTGGCCACCAAGATCGACGTCGTTTGCGCCGACGGCATCTTATACATCCAGCTTGCCGAAGCCTGGGAGCAAGGGAATCGTGCTCCGGCCTTGATGACCCTGGGCTGGAACGTGTACCCGATGGTGCTGAGCTGGCTGCATCGTGCAGGCTTGGAATGGTCCCTGGCCGGCAAGGTGTGGGGCATTGCCACGGCGGTGACCGCGA is a window of Planctomycetota bacterium DNA encoding:
- the gltB gene encoding glutamate synthase large subunit encodes the protein MSEIFKKHTGGDGSLYDPAMEKDACGVGFIVDMHGRKSHSIVRSGLQILENLVHRGACGCDPLTGDGSGILTQIPHEFYAAIAKDAGFTLPAPGEYGTGLLFLPREEEERRYVMRRFEELTAEEGQQFLGWREPPINNDHIGYVGKEVEPMIMQAFVARGAKTPSHLFDWKLFVIRERLELDVDRGMLRQKKFFYVPSLSSKVIIYKGLMLADKVDKFFPDLLDDRYQTALALVHQRYSTNTFPTWDLAHPFRFLAHNGEINTLRGNRNWMHARQHMLASDVYGPDLAKIGEICTPHSSDSATLDNVLELLVLTGRSLPHAVSMLIPEPWDGHETMSDEKKAYYEYNACLMEPWDGPASIAFTDGTVIGATLDRNGLRPSRYWETTDGLVIMASEAGVLEIPASQIKSKGRLRPGRMFLVDTTKGRIVRDDEIKNELAVRHPYRQWLNEHQLKLSDLPEPPAVATNGHANGHERAGAHDHSAHDNGHVYALPTADELLPLQRAFGYTLEDLRVILVPMASDGAEPIGSMGNDTPLAVLSDRPQPLYSYFKQLFAQVTNPPLDAIREEIVTSLITTIGSEGNLLDESAQQCRLLRLDTPIITNAELRKIKTLDRPGFKSRTLSTLFRRGEGADGMRRRLDALRAEASQAIADGVTLLILSDRGVDEHWVPIPALLATSGVHHHLIREASRTHCGLIVESGEPREVHHFALLTGYGAGAVNPYLAFCTLAEMKAQNYFDDKLTVEKLEKNYIKAVNKGLLKIMSKMGISTQQSYRGAQIFEAVGLNQALVDEYFTWTATRIEGIGVETVAAEALRWHEWAWPRNRIPSVLDLDVGGQYAWRRKGEAHIMNPEVVAKLQHSTRLNSREEFKKFCELIDKQERQLLTLRGLLDFKKSAHPVPLDEVEPAKEIVKRFATGAMSYGSISKEAHETLAVAMNRLGGKSNTGEGGEDEARYIPLTNGDSKNSAIKQVASGRFGVTSEYLVSAQELQIKMAQGAKPGEGGQLPGAKVDKEIARVRHSTPGVGLISPPPHHDIYSIEDLAQLIHDLKNSNRHARISVKLVSEYGVGTVAAGVSKGKADVVLISGYEGGTGASPQTSIKHAGIPWELGVAETHQVLVRNDLRSRIVVQTDGLLRTPRDVAVAALLGAEEWGIATGALVTIGCIMMRKCHLNTCPVGIATQDPALRAKFAGKPEHVVNYFFLVAEGLREIMAQLGFRTINEMVGRVDMLESRKAIDHYKARGLDLTKLLYKPEALPYVKTYCCQPQDHGIDESLDIKVLLPKCAEALEDARPVTLDLPIRNVNRTVGTILSSEVTKRYGARGLPEDTIQLNFRGTAGQSIMAFGVHGVTCRVEGDVNDYLGKGLSGGKVIIYPDRDAKFLAEDNIIAGNVVLYGATDGEVYIRGVAGERFCVRNSGAEAVVEGVGDHGCEYMTGGVAVILGETGRNFAAGMSGGIAYVLNESGKFPTLVNREMVELEDLSQPEDRQRVLKLIGRHVEYTKSARGQYVLDNWEQLKDKFVKVMPVDYKRALAEMKKEQAAKAAALEGAVHG
- a CDS encoding LysR family transcriptional regulator; the encoded protein is MQLRALKIFCDVVRQRSFSRAADENDISQSGASQVVHQLEQSLGVKLIDRSKRPFVLTPEGEEYYEGCRGVVERYFALEDRVRTLHQDVVGRVRVASIYSVGLHHMNRYLQEFLTQHPKANVRLEYLHPNRVYQSIEDDVADLGLISYPKPSRTLQAIQWREEPMVLVVAPGHRLAGAKHVSLGQLDRERMIGFDRDLTIRNEIDRVLNQHRVEVQVVMEFDNIETIKRAIEIDAGIGLLPEPTVQREVQAGTLVAVPLDTDELVRPLGIIHRRGKELSSTAERFIELLLREGGHVGGEIDAGSAAGDSPNGKPAAESPVPAGASHHDQADAAQAASQPGRRGGKHRFEPAGSSS